GATATCTAAatcttgaacattaatgaatAAATCTAATGCTATCCCCTTTGTCCAACCTTCCTATACATCCCGAGTGTGGTCTTCGATGAAAGAGTGTCTTTTTAGCTATGGGGCGCACTAAACTTCTTAAtaccacttcattttttttcttctagttTTAGCCATCCAACCATtatttctcccttcttcttgtttttcccTCTGCATTAATGGAGGGCATGGTAGTCTTTTGGTTTATTGGTTGACATGCCTTTGACTTTCCAAAACAACAATCTTTTTAGGACAGAGCCAGTATTAAACTTCTATGGTGTCCTCTTTTAATGGTGCATATTTAATGGGAGATTGTCATATATATAGAAGAAATTAATACTTGGAATACTCCCACTGAGAAAAGGCATAGTATTTGACTAGAGCTCTAGGATGCCATGCTCCCAACAAGGAAACAAACAATGTGAGGCCCACAAGTAGATACATGATTTTTCTTCTGTGAGATGAGATGGACCATTCCTAGTCTATGGTTGCATGTGTTTGTAACTTTGCAATATGaagtttcttgaaaaaaaaaaccaaaagggCTAAAAATGAGTTACCCATTTAAGGATTTCTCTCAAATTTCTAACATTTGAATATaagaatttatatatattctacATACTCATTTTATTGGCCCAAAACACTTACATAATTTTGACTTTGATGTAGTACAATTACTTTCTTTTAGCCCATAACAATGCACGTGCATTCAACTAGTATaatgaaatatttattttactaGTTGCATTCGCTAAATCGTGACAAGCATGTTGCGTGTGCTAATAATTACCACCAGTCTTGCGGTACATCATTATCTCTGAGCTAGCAACAGATGTTACACAACGCTTGACTTTTGTCGGCTTCCCGTACAACCACGTCTATTGCTTCAATTCAGGCCGTTCGATTTCCTAGAGCTATGCATGCTGACCGTTGTAGACTTTATCTATATGCAAAGTTATGCATGTCGACCGTTGTATATTTCACCTATATATTCATCCAGTTCCTCACCTCCGTATGTGCCTCCACTTCTTCCTATTTCGCTTAACACCTTTCTCTTCGGTTCGACCATATAGATCTTTTGCGTGGTTACTTTTCAGGTTGGAATAAATCATGAATAGAAAGCCTTTTCCTTCTTCTACTATCatttcagttgttttttttCGCCTTGATTCTTTGACTGCATGAAGGTGTTCGAGCTGTTGAGAAGCTATACCAGCGCGGATCAACTTGCCAACTACATCAAATCAGGTCCATCCATCTCTACTTATTTCCTTTTCATTTAGTAAGCTTTTTTTCACATATGAAAAGGAGACGATGTGAAACTAAGAATATGCATCCCGGTTACTTGTTTTGAAAAAAGGGACAGAAGCACCATCGGACTTTGGATTCGATCATTTTCAATCTGGATACAATAAAATGAATTTGGATTTGATAAGTTCAGATATGAAACCATCTATTTAAAtcattttccaaaatatttatGAGATTTTTTTGTGAAGCATGAAACTTGATTTGAAATATTTAAGATATATTTGGCCATTTTAGATCTGAACTTCCTATTGATATCTTCAAATTAAAAGTGTGAATGATTTTTTGAACTACCTCATACGGGTGGCTTCATGTCTTAAATGTTCAAATATAAATCCCCCTAAAATCATGATTTCTAAATCTTGAACATTAATTATCAAATATAATGTTATTAAACTTCTATGTTGTGCTCTTTTGGTACATATTTAATAGGGGATTGCCAAATATATATAGAAGAAATTAATGCTTGGAATACTTCgagataaagaaaaaagattATATCCTCTGTGACTTTGTTGACGAAAACATTATTTTAAATCTCAGAACTGCACAAGTGAGAATTCTGAATAAATAGACATTTTAGTTTCGATGGAAGAAACTCCAAAACAAGATGCAAGCCAATTTAATTGATTGTCCCATTTTTTGTGGGTTTCATCGATGCGGCTAATTCAAAATCTTGGTATGTGGGTTGGACGGTTGTGATTTACACAAGGGCTGCACCATTTGATGTGGTGGATTGCATGCACAGTCCAAATTGTTTTCAAAGAGACGTCTTTGTTAATGGATTGTTCAAAGATATACGATTTTTGTGTTGGTTTGTAACCAAATGAAACATAGGATATGGTGATCTGTGCATCAATACGGTTTTAGATACGAAAATCATGACTCAATTCAATAAATCTGGTCCGAATCAATATCAAACCAATTACAATAATGTTTACGGTTTGATATTAATTTCAAAAGATTTAGTGAATCAAGCAGTGAACAAATTTCAAAAGATTTAGTGAATCAAGCAGTGAACAAATTTCAAATCCATATCTACCAAAATCTCTAAAACGCTACTACGACCTGTGTCGCAActtcattttttgttttgaatctAAATAAATACTTCTCGAGATAAATACCTAATAATGGAGGTATTTGCGACAAATATAGTATTAGTTCTCAACATATCCGGTTCATGCATAATCAAATATTGGGTTTCTTCGGTTACAAATCAGTAAACACTTCTTCAAGCAAATCATTAATGAAGCACATCACGTGGAAACAATATGCACCGTCCACTCCACTCGCAAAGTCATTTCGCACATCTCTGGACGTATCTCCACCGTCCATATCATATCAGCaccaaagatttttttttttatttactaacTGCATCCATGAGATACCCAAATTTGAAAGCAGTCAattaattcaattcaattcaactCACTGCACCAGTGGTACTAGCATGAGTATTAGCCATGGTCCaacgggcaaaaaaaaaattgaaaaaagaaatcacaCCAATTTCTAAGAGCGAGTACTTCAAGTCAACTGTAAACACAtgtagaggagagaagaaaagttttgtagccagctgcagtatgAACTCCAGGTGGGATCACATATATTAAtggtttatagataactattataCGAATATGCTAttaaattagctataaatgatATGGACCCAGTAGATGGCtaaactattaaacttgctttaaaaTTTCTGTGTGATGATGGGGATAAATAACGGGGAAGATGGTGATTACATATTATGTTGCTAATTAGAAATTAGGGAGTGTGATTAGCCTCTAATTGGTAATTAGAGGccgccttctctctcctcctataTAGAGGCGGGACACGCCGCTATCTCCGTCTCTCTCGTACGTGTCTCTCGCTCTAATTAGGGAAGCCTCCATCGCcattgcttctctctctctctccttgagCTTTCCTGTCTCTTTCTCTTCGCGGTCTAATTAGAGGTTGGGGATGATGCCAAGGAACGCGGCGGAGCGCGCAATGGCGGGGTGCTTGCCCACCGCCGGGCTCCGGCGGGCGCTgacgctgccgtcgccgtcgccggcggcggcggtgggccaTGAGGAGGggtcgtcgacgtcggcggcgtcgacgtcggTCGGGAcggggtcgccgccgtcgtcgtcgtcggcgtcgacctCGTCGCCTGCCTTTCTTGACGACCTTGATCCGCCGCTGTACCTTGATGATGTCGAGGCGGAGGCCGACGCCGGTGGGTTGTCCACCGCCATCGCCTCACGCCGGCTGTTCTTTGAGTCGCCCGGACGGTCGAACTCCATCGTGGATTCCGCCgagcaccccgccgccgccgccgccgccgccgccgtcttcccccGCGGCAACGGAGGCGccagcacgtcgtcgtcgtcgtcgtcggggcgtcctgccgccgcgcctagccgcgcggcggctgcggcgactgGTAAGGGAGTGCGCGTGTGCGGCGACGAGCAGGCGCGGCCGGTCCCGGTGTCGACGGCCGCGCCGCGGGAGGAGTTCCTCAAGTCGATGACGGAGATGGTGGACGCCATGGGGCTCGAcgtcgcgcgccgcggcggcgaccgcgcccGCCTCCACGAGCTGCTCCTCTCCTACATCGCGCTCAACGACCGCGACGCGCTCCCGGACATCCTCGGCGCGTtcaccgacctcctcctcgccctcaacGCCCATGgtcccgccgccacccccgccgacggcgtcgtccgagaacgcggcggcggcggcgacgcaagGAGGAAGGcgtagcgatcgatcgatccaatgccggcctcgccgcgccggcgagcgccgcgcgcagccgtcgtgcgcgcgcgcgtgaaATGAGCTTCTAGAAGGATTAGAGAAAAGGGCCAATGGCGTTTAAGTCTGAAGTGTAACGAACATCTGTTATTTGTGTCGCTCTTGTGCCAtctccttgattttttttttcattttttaatatctttgattttttattttactttttttttgttggtgtgCATACCTTAGCTTGCTGATGTAGGACATGTCCACTGTAATATACTCATACTAGATTAACTTATAATTAGGGCACAATAATTGATTTGATTTTAAGAGTTTCATAAACATGAGTGCTTCTGATCCGTGAGTGTCCACTGCTATTCTAAATGGGTTGTTATGTTGTGACAAGTAGGTGAAGAGGTACATATAAAGCATACTCCACCCGTTTTAGAGTGTAATGAAGGTGCTTTGCTTTTGTCCTAAGATATGTTCACATCCTTGACTAAGTTTATATGAAAATGTAGCAAAATTTTTGCCACCAAACAAATATCTATCATAAAATATGTTCAATGGTGGATTCAACAAAAatgttgctatgttttttttctgtaaaatTAGTCAAGCTAGGTTGGTGAACCATATCTTAGGATAAGACCAAAACacattatattatgaaacgaagGGTATATCTGTCTACGGTCTTTGGGGAATGGTGTTTTGCATCTCATTAGCCCTGTCTCCTTTCCAATACAATATTGCACCCATAGCGTTATGCTCAAAGAGAAACAATTTTGAGTTAGTTTCCTAAAGAATGCAACAATAAGAAAACACAGggaggaaaacaaaaaaaattgataggaATGTAGTCGTAATTCGATGAAATATAAAACATAGGGAAAATGCAGTAATAACGGTAGATGGACAAGAAAACGCACACATGAAATTGACAAGATATGAAGGCTCGAAGGTAAGTTCCCATGATATTggacctcatgttaaatttccaaCAAAACTTCATGGCTTGAAACATTCCATAGGAGCTTACGTAGGATTCATGAATATCCCATGTTAATTTTGTTCCAATGAGCCATTTGGGAAAATTGTTTTCTTGAATTGGATTTAAATCCTACAAAAAAAACCATCAAATATCCTTTGTTAAATTGTTCTAGAGGGATCTTAATATCTAAGCCCCATTTGTAACAAAGTATTATTAGAGGAATTTTTATGTCTTAAATcctatgaattttttttcatttaatttggtCATTTGAACTGTGGAATGCCTCAAGCCCCCAAgagaattttggagaaaattcaACATGAGGTCCAACCAATCTCACggaaaaattttgagaaaatttcacaaaactacatatactatgatcaaattatcacaaaactatagatttaacactaaatttatcacaaaactacagatttaaggtgaAGTGttgcaaaactacagatttaataacaaagttattacaaaactataaattttagagtttaaatccttagcactagTATTATGTTTGAGTCATAAACGTGTAAGTTTAGTGATTAAATTAtcactaaacctgtagttttgtgataattttattactaaatctatagttttatgataccaCACCTTAAATATGTAATTCTACGAGAAATTTAGTGTGTTAAATATGTAGATTTTGTGATATATTActctaaatatgtagttttgtgataatttgatcgaagtatatgtagttttgtgaaattaactaaaaaaatttctttgtCTTTTgtaattgtttgttttttccCTTACATTCGTATCAAATCATGTGCttatgaaaacggagcggatagtttccgtccgctccggaCAAAAAggatacggatacctttcggatcggataattctcggatatttcggatacggatacgaatacggatattttctcccggatacgaatacgaatatggtatcagggtttccgtcggatacggataataattcggatatccggtgaacagtgctattcggatatccgcaggacccatgagacataccccatttctttctaactctataaccttcaatatacctttatagattttaatagtagtttatctcttaacactagtccatactattaatattatttaaattttaaaaatatttataaattatacctcattttatataaaataagctaattatatatgttgatatttatttctattagaagttgagttggttttcgtgttccgagaaaaatttgtttccgtattcgtgtccgatcatattcgattcttattcgtattcgagataatccgtatttgtttccgtattcgagctatccgtattcgttttcgtatccggtaaaaaatataaaaacgaatatggtatgagcattatccgtccgtatccgctccgttttcattcCTAATAGACACCGATGTGGATGCAACTTTCAACGGTTGAGAGCAGTGAAACTAATATGCATGCATAAATATGTATGGCAGTGTGGGGATAAATTCATAAATACCAACCGCAACTTTTGAAGATGCTATAGAAATTACAAAATTCAAATGGTGGTTTCAATTTACTCTTCAATAATCCATGCAGTCAATTACTAGTACTTTAATCCTATAATCTATATTATTATGCTCAACACAATGGTGTTTCAGTATTTTCATATGTATTATGTTGTTACCACGTGTCGAGCTTAAACCTTAGCTGCCCCCGTATGTGCCCACTGGCTACGTCCCTAATTATGCACCTGAATCACGGTAGTGATGAAATTAAGCACACAATTATGTCTGACAATAACGTCTTCTTTTCCCTGTCGATCTCCATCCGTTTCTTTTCAGTTGGGAGGTTGATTTCACTGAATTTTTCTCtttgaaaaaaacataatttCGCATAATTTTCTCTGAACAAAATACAGCTGGGAGGTTAATTTCACTGAATTTCTCTTGACAATATACTGCCCAGAATCGAGACGAATTATGCATCCACGTGTGCGCCATAGGTAGCCACATTATATTATACCGGCTTAttcccttcgtttcaggttataagatattttgactttcatcaaaatcaaactactttaaatttaactaagtttatagacaaatatagtaatatttatattaccaaattagtttcattagataaaaaattaaatatatttttataataaatttatttttggttgaaaatattattattgtttttctgtaaacttagtcaaacttgaaacagtttgagtttgaccaaagtcaaaacatcttgtaacctgaaacggaggaagtatcactggtggagaaactgtCTATACTCCTGGTTTgtaaccccctatagtcccggtttcccaaccgggactacgaatctgggactaaaaatcgctatttttagtctcgggtgaaataaccaggagtaaagatctatctttagtcctggttggtaacaccaaccgggactaaaatgggttggtgttaccaaccgggactaaagatcctcagCCCCCTGACATGCCTccgacaggggatgaaccggcactaaaaatcatgttaccaaccgggattaaaaatcaaattttttttaatcgggactaaaaatcatttttaatcctggtttttaatggaaccgggactattgtggaatttggtcgaccgaccaaagatgatttctccaccagtgtattaTTTTAAGACTTCTCCATTAATACTCGAAAACACAACAAAAACACTATACTATAGCCTCATTTCAAAGTTCAAACCGACATATTTACAAGAACTATACTGAAATTCAACTAATTCGTGTGAAAATACTACAAAGGCGTTTTAAAAGAATCATCATACTGTTGTCTGCATACTGCTGGTTTAAAAACGATAGCACTGCCGGTTTTATGTAACAGTGAGAGCTCGCCAATCAGCTGGCTTGAGTGTTCATCTCAACTCCCATACA
The sequence above is drawn from the Oryza glaberrima chromosome 10, OglaRS2, whole genome shotgun sequence genome and encodes:
- the LOC127786135 gene encoding transcription repressor OFP12-like produces the protein MMPRNAAERAMAGCLPTAGLRRALTLPSPSPAAAVGHEEGSSTSAASTSVGTGSPPSSSSASTSSPAFLDDLDPPLYLDDVEAEADAGGLSTAIASRRLFFESPGRSNSIVDSAEHPAAAAAAAAVFPRGNGGASTSSSSSSGRPAAAPSRAAAAATGKGVRVCGDEQARPVPVSTAAPREEFLKSMTEMVDAMGLDVARRGGDRARLHELLLSYIALNDRDALPDILGAFTDLLLALNAHGPAATPADGVVRERGGGGDARRKA